Proteins from one Embleya scabrispora genomic window:
- the ftsW gene encoding putative lipid II flippase FtsW has product MAAGPQTREAHPAPADERRPRGGSRLPAPRPAAGARRIGPLRRELRRAMDSPLTAYYLLLGSGLLLTVLGLVMVLSASQITSRTIYGSFDEIFTKQLIAVAMGFPLMWIASRLPLRWYRRLAYPFLLGCVGALCLVLVPGLGIEVNGNRNWIGFGSFQIQPSEFAKLGLVLWGADVLTRKRRLLGQWRHMFVPLLPGALIILFLVLLGGDMGTAMIITVLVLALLWIAGAPGRLFAMAIAVVSVLTTVLIVLKPHRAARFAGFLDPFSDPDGSTLQAAQGIYSLATGGWFGSGIGTSYGKWGTLPEAHTDFIFAVIGEELGLVGTLSVLTLFAALGYAGIRVASRTKDQFVRLAAGGATAWIMAQVMINVGAVLGLLPIAGVPLPLVSYGGSALLPTMFAVGMLLSFARGEPKAEAALAARGPGAVRRAFARILPRRDG; this is encoded by the coding sequence ATGGCCGCCGGTCCGCAGACCCGCGAGGCACACCCCGCGCCCGCCGACGAGCGGCGGCCGCGGGGCGGCTCGCGGCTGCCCGCGCCGCGTCCGGCCGCCGGGGCGCGCCGGATCGGGCCGCTCCGGCGGGAGCTGCGCCGGGCCATGGACAGCCCGTTGACCGCCTACTACCTGCTGCTCGGCTCCGGCCTGCTGCTCACCGTGCTGGGCCTGGTGATGGTGCTGTCCGCGTCGCAGATCACCTCTCGCACGATCTACGGCTCCTTCGACGAGATCTTCACCAAGCAGTTGATCGCGGTCGCGATGGGCTTCCCGCTGATGTGGATCGCGTCACGTCTGCCGCTGCGCTGGTACCGCCGGTTGGCCTATCCGTTCCTGCTCGGCTGCGTCGGCGCGCTGTGTCTGGTCCTGGTGCCCGGACTGGGCATAGAGGTCAACGGCAACCGCAACTGGATCGGCTTCGGCTCGTTCCAGATCCAGCCCTCGGAGTTCGCCAAGCTGGGCCTGGTGTTGTGGGGGGCCGACGTGCTCACCCGCAAGCGCCGACTGCTGGGCCAGTGGCGGCACATGTTCGTCCCGCTGCTGCCCGGCGCGCTGATCATCCTGTTCCTGGTGCTGCTCGGCGGCGACATGGGCACCGCGATGATCATCACCGTGCTGGTCTTGGCGCTGCTGTGGATCGCGGGCGCGCCGGGTCGGCTGTTCGCCATGGCGATCGCGGTGGTGAGCGTGCTGACCACCGTGCTGATCGTGCTCAAGCCGCACCGGGCCGCCCGGTTCGCGGGTTTCCTCGACCCGTTCTCCGACCCGGACGGCAGCACGTTGCAGGCCGCCCAGGGCATCTATTCGCTGGCCACCGGCGGCTGGTTCGGCAGTGGAATCGGGACCAGCTATGGCAAATGGGGCACTTTGCCCGAGGCGCACACAGACTTCATCTTCGCCGTCATCGGCGAGGAATTGGGTCTCGTGGGGACGCTGTCCGTACTCACCCTCTTCGCGGCCCTAGGCTATGCAGGTATCCGCGTCGCGAGTCGGACGAAAGACCAGTTCGTACGGCTCGCCGCGGGTGGCGCGACCGCGTGGATCATGGCCCAGGTCATGATCAACGTCGGGGCGGTGCTCGGCCTGCTGCCGATCGCCGGAGTGCCGTTGCCATTGGTGTCCTACGGAGGTTCCGCCCTGCTTCCGACCATGTTCGCCGTGGGCATGCTGTTGTCCTTCGCCCGAGGTGAGCCAAAGGCCGAGGCGGCGCTCGCCGCACGCGGGCCCGGGGCGGTTCGTCGAGCGTTCGCGCGGATCCTGCCGCGCAGGGATGGGTGA
- the murG gene encoding undecaprenyldiphospho-muramoylpentapeptide beta-N-acetylglucosaminyltransferase — protein MHVVLAGGGTAGHIEPALALADALRRQNPNVGITALGTAKGLETKLVPARGYELALIPAVPLPRKPTPELMTVPGRLRGTIREAAAVLERTQASCLVGFGGYVALPGYLAAKRQGVPTVVHEANARPGLANKIGARYTRFVAVSTPDSKLRGARYIGIPLRRAIATLDRNALRDEARAMFGLDPMRPTLLVFGGSQGARRLNETLAATARQLLAEGVQVLHAAGPNNELKIDSPPGGPAYVVVPYLDRMDLAYAAADMVLCRAGAMTCAELAAVGLPAAYVPLPIGNGEQRLNAQPVVKAGGGLLVDDADLTPDWIRSSVLPVLTDARRLHDMGKAAAEFGRRDADEELVRMVHEAIAAARLPQ, from the coding sequence GTGCATGTCGTCCTTGCCGGCGGAGGAACCGCCGGGCACATCGAGCCCGCTCTGGCCTTGGCGGACGCGCTGCGCCGCCAGAACCCGAACGTGGGTATCACGGCGCTCGGCACGGCCAAGGGCCTGGAGACCAAGCTCGTTCCCGCTCGCGGCTACGAACTGGCGTTGATCCCGGCCGTGCCGTTGCCGCGCAAGCCCACGCCCGAACTGATGACCGTGCCCGGCCGGCTGCGCGGCACGATCCGCGAGGCCGCGGCCGTGCTCGAGCGCACCCAGGCGTCCTGCCTGGTCGGCTTCGGCGGCTACGTCGCGTTGCCGGGCTACCTGGCGGCCAAACGCCAGGGCGTGCCGACCGTGGTGCACGAGGCCAACGCCCGTCCGGGGCTGGCCAACAAGATCGGTGCCCGCTACACCCGATTCGTCGCGGTGAGCACGCCGGACAGCAAGCTGCGCGGGGCCCGCTACATCGGCATCCCGCTGCGCCGTGCGATCGCCACCCTGGACCGCAACGCGCTGCGCGACGAGGCCCGGGCGATGTTCGGCCTGGACCCGATGCGGCCCACGCTGCTCGTGTTCGGCGGCTCGCAGGGCGCCCGGCGGCTGAACGAGACGCTGGCCGCCACCGCCCGGCAACTGCTCGCCGAGGGGGTCCAGGTGCTGCACGCGGCCGGCCCCAACAACGAGTTGAAGATCGACTCGCCGCCCGGTGGACCGGCCTACGTCGTGGTGCCCTACCTCGACCGGATGGACCTGGCCTACGCGGCGGCCGACATGGTGCTGTGCCGGGCCGGCGCGATGACCTGCGCCGAGTTGGCCGCGGTCGGGCTGCCCGCGGCCTACGTACCGCTGCCCATCGGCAACGGCGAGCAGCGGTTGAACGCCCAGCCGGTGGTCAAGGCGGGCGGCGGTCTGCTGGTGGACGACGCCGACCTGACCCCCGACTGGATCCGCTCCTCGGTGCTGCCGGTGCTGACCGACGCGCGTCGCCTGCACGACATGGGCAAGGCCGCGGCCGAGTTCGGTCGGCGCGACGCCGACGAGGAACTGGTCCGGATGGTCCACGAGGCGATCGCCGCCGCGCGGTTGCCCCAGTAG
- a CDS encoding cell division protein FtsQ/DivIB — protein sequence MPDTKERAPARPARPGRAPRRRWTNLRPLLVVVVLVVLAGAGWAIVYHSPLLDARTVSVGGPVVLPKDQVAKVAAVPVGEPLAGIDLGAIRARVAAIPRVASVHVERDWPHTVRITVRERATALVVPDADRYAEIDKDGVRFGTVDAAPAGVPIVKVDANTVSRETLRGVVQVVSALPPPVAQRVRDITARTRDDIVLVLDKGETVSWGGAEASDRKALVLAVLLTRPAKFYDVSAPDAPVTRTQPFPSLAPPAPAQSLAPGAPGTAVSTPSTP from the coding sequence TTGCCCGACACGAAGGAGCGCGCGCCGGCGCGCCCGGCCAGGCCCGGCCGCGCGCCGCGGCGGCGCTGGACCAATCTGCGCCCGCTCCTCGTCGTGGTGGTGCTCGTGGTGCTCGCGGGCGCCGGGTGGGCGATCGTCTACCACTCGCCGCTGCTGGACGCCCGGACGGTGTCCGTCGGCGGGCCGGTCGTGCTGCCCAAGGACCAGGTCGCCAAGGTCGCGGCGGTGCCGGTCGGCGAACCACTGGCCGGGATCGACCTCGGCGCGATCCGGGCCCGGGTGGCCGCGATCCCGCGCGTGGCCTCGGTGCACGTGGAACGCGACTGGCCGCACACGGTGCGGATCACGGTCCGCGAACGCGCCACCGCCCTGGTGGTGCCGGACGCGGACCGCTACGCGGAGATCGACAAGGACGGCGTACGGTTCGGTACGGTGGACGCCGCGCCCGCCGGAGTGCCGATCGTCAAGGTCGACGCCAACACGGTGAGCCGGGAAACGCTACGGGGGGTGGTCCAAGTGGTCTCGGCACTGCCGCCGCCGGTCGCGCAGCGGGTACGGGACATCACCGCCCGGACGCGCGACGACATCGTGCTGGTGCTGGACAAGGGCGAGACCGTGTCGTGGGGCGGGGCGGAGGCGTCGGATCGCAAGGCGCTCGTGCTCGCGGTGCTGCTGACGCGGCCGGCGAAGTTCTACGACGTCAGCGCGCCCGACGCGCCGGTGACCCGAACCCAACCGTTTCCCTCGCTCGCGCCGCCGGCGCCCGCGCAGTCGTTGGCTCCGGGGGCGCCCGGCACGGCGGTTTCGACCCCGAGCACGCCGTGA
- the ftsZ gene encoding cell division protein FtsZ → MAAPQNYLAVIKVVGIGGGGVNAINRMIEVGLKGVEFIAINTDAQALLMSDADVKLDVGRELTRGLGAGANPDVGRKAAEDHREEIEEVLKGADMVFVTAGEGGGTGTGGAPVVANIARSLGALTIGVVTRPFTFEGRRRANQAEDGIAQLRDEVDTLIVIPNDRLLSISDRQVSVLDAFRSADQVLLSGVQGITDLITTPGLINLDFADVKSVMSEAGSALMGIGSARGDDRAVAAAEMAISSPLLEASIDGARGVLLSISGGSDLGLFEINEAAQLVSEAAHPEANIIFGAVIDDALGDEVRVTVIAAGFDGGQPPSKSELGKPAAAPQPPARPEPTGRPGGSTIGQGVLNDPPQTTYQTPTTPGPRTPLVPEPIKDDLDLDIPPFMK, encoded by the coding sequence GTGGCAGCACCCCAGAACTACCTCGCAGTCATCAAGGTGGTCGGTATCGGCGGTGGCGGGGTCAACGCCATCAACCGGATGATCGAGGTCGGTCTCAAGGGCGTCGAGTTCATCGCGATCAACACCGACGCCCAAGCCCTCCTCATGAGCGACGCCGACGTCAAGCTCGACGTCGGCCGCGAACTCACCCGCGGCCTGGGGGCCGGGGCGAATCCCGATGTCGGGCGCAAGGCCGCCGAGGACCACCGCGAGGAGATCGAGGAGGTCCTCAAGGGGGCCGACATGGTCTTCGTCACGGCGGGCGAGGGCGGCGGCACCGGCACCGGTGGCGCCCCCGTGGTGGCCAACATCGCCCGTTCGCTCGGCGCGCTCACCATCGGCGTGGTCACGCGCCCGTTCACCTTCGAGGGACGGCGCCGCGCGAACCAGGCCGAGGACGGCATCGCGCAGCTTCGCGACGAGGTCGACACGCTGATCGTGATCCCCAACGACCGACTGCTGTCCATCTCCGACCGGCAGGTCAGCGTCCTGGACGCGTTCCGCTCGGCCGACCAGGTGCTGCTGTCCGGTGTCCAGGGCATCACCGACCTGATCACCACGCCCGGCCTGATCAACCTCGACTTCGCCGACGTCAAGTCGGTGATGTCGGAGGCGGGTTCGGCGCTGATGGGGATCGGCTCGGCGCGCGGCGACGACCGCGCGGTGGCGGCGGCCGAGATGGCCATTTCCAGCCCGCTCCTGGAGGCGTCGATCGACGGCGCCCGGGGTGTGCTGCTCTCCATCTCCGGCGGCTCGGACCTCGGTCTGTTCGAGATCAACGAGGCCGCGCAGCTGGTCAGCGAGGCCGCGCACCCCGAGGCCAACATCATCTTCGGCGCGGTGATCGACGACGCGCTCGGCGACGAGGTCCGGGTCACCGTGATCGCGGCCGGCTTCGACGGTGGACAACCGCCGTCCAAGAGCGAGTTGGGCAAGCCCGCGGCGGCGCCGCAGCCGCCCGCGCGCCCCGAGCCGACCGGTCGCCCGGGCGGCTCGACCATCGGGCAGGGCGTACTCAACGACCCGCCGCAGACGACCTACCAGACCCCGACCACGCCGGGCCCGCGCACCCCGCTGGTGCCGGAACCGATCAAGGACGATCTGGATCTCGACATCCCGCCGTTCATGAAGTAG
- the pgeF gene encoding peptidoglycan editing factor PgeF produces the protein MFTRRAASGGARIAFTDRWGGTGAAPYDELNLGDHVGDDPRAVAANRARTAEALGLSADRVVWMNQVHGNTVAVSTGPTAEPVPGTDAVVTATRGLALAVLVADCTPVLLADPHAGVIGAAHAGRPGLAAGVVPATIEAMRGLGADPARIRAWTGPAVCGACYEVPEAMCDEVSALVPAARARTRQDTPGLDIPAGVWAQLAAQGVVSGEKSHICTRESADHFSYRRDRVTGRIAGYVWLAED, from the coding sequence GTGTTCACGCGAAGGGCCGCTTCCGGCGGCGCCCGTATCGCCTTCACCGACCGGTGGGGCGGCACGGGCGCCGCGCCGTATGACGAGTTGAACCTCGGCGACCATGTGGGCGACGACCCGCGGGCGGTGGCTGCCAACCGCGCGCGCACCGCCGAGGCGTTGGGCCTTTCGGCCGACCGGGTGGTGTGGATGAACCAGGTGCACGGCAACACGGTGGCCGTGTCGACCGGTCCGACCGCCGAACCGGTGCCCGGCACCGACGCCGTGGTCACCGCCACCCGGGGCCTCGCGCTCGCGGTGCTGGTCGCCGACTGCACTCCGGTACTGCTCGCCGATCCGCACGCCGGCGTGATCGGCGCCGCGCACGCGGGCCGGCCGGGGCTGGCCGCCGGCGTGGTGCCCGCCACGATCGAGGCGATGCGCGGCCTCGGCGCCGACCCCGCCCGGATCCGGGCGTGGACCGGACCGGCCGTCTGCGGCGCCTGCTACGAGGTTCCCGAGGCGATGTGCGACGAAGTGTCCGCACTCGTCCCCGCCGCGCGCGCCCGCACCCGCCAGGACACGCCGGGACTCGATATACCGGCCGGAGTGTGGGCGCAACTCGCCGCGCAGGGGGTCGTGTCGGGTGAGAAATCGCACATCTGCACGCGCGAGTCGGCCGACCATTTCTCCTATCGGCGCGACCGCGTCACGGGTCGGATCGCCGGCTACGTGTGGCTCGCCGAGGACTGA
- a CDS encoding YggS family pyridoxal phosphate-dependent enzyme yields the protein MDTPDSATATTARRRAELAANLADVRARITAACTAAGRSPEDVTLVVVTKTHPASDVRLLAELGVRDVGENRDQEAAPKAAATEDLDLRWHYVGQLQTNKAKSVAGYADVVHSLDRIRLAHALSVAAERQQRSITALLQVSLDEDPARGGVSATDLAELADAVAEAPRLTLGGVMAVAPLGVEPARAFARLREIATRLREAHPAANMVSAGMSNDLEAAIEAGATHVRIGTAVLGVRPSLR from the coding sequence ATGGACACGCCCGATTCAGCGACCGCCACGACCGCCCGCCGGCGGGCCGAGCTCGCCGCCAACCTGGCCGACGTCCGGGCCCGGATCACCGCCGCGTGCACCGCGGCCGGCCGCTCGCCCGAGGACGTCACCCTCGTCGTGGTGACCAAGACCCACCCCGCGAGCGACGTGCGCCTGCTCGCCGAACTCGGCGTCCGCGACGTCGGCGAGAACCGCGACCAGGAGGCCGCGCCGAAGGCGGCGGCCACCGAGGACCTCGACCTTCGTTGGCACTACGTCGGCCAATTGCAGACCAACAAGGCCAAATCGGTGGCCGGTTACGCCGATGTGGTGCACTCGCTCGACCGAATCCGCCTCGCGCACGCGCTGTCCGTCGCGGCCGAGCGGCAACAACGCTCGATCACCGCGCTGTTGCAGGTCAGCCTGGACGAAGACCCCGCCCGAGGCGGGGTGTCCGCGACCGACCTGGCCGAACTCGCCGACGCCGTGGCCGAGGCGCCGCGACTGACCCTCGGCGGAGTGATGGCGGTGGCCCCGCTCGGCGTCGAACCCGCCCGCGCGTTCGCCCGGTTGCGAGAAATCGCAACCCGCCTACGCGAAGCCCATCCGGCTGCGAACATGGTTTCCGCGGGGATGAGCAACGACCTCGAAGCGGCCATCGAGGCCGGGGCGACACATGTACGCATCGGTACTGCGGTGCTCGGAGTCCGGCCCTCCCTCCGGTAG
- a CDS encoding cell division protein SepF: protein MAGAMRKMAVYLGLVEDDVYEYDDYDEDDIGQDGRDRVERTDRREERRDERREEPREVREPRGESRERRDDPVRGATALREAGALRDEGRLEEHRATVSAMPERRPESSTPVTVHKVVSEREPYRITTLHPRTYNEARTIGEHFRESTPVIMNLTEMEDTDAKRLVDFAAGLVFGLHGSIERVTQKVFLLSPANVDVTAEDKARIAEGGFFNQS from the coding sequence ATGGCCGGCGCAATGCGCAAGATGGCGGTCTACCTCGGCCTCGTGGAGGACGATGTCTACGAGTATGACGATTACGATGAGGACGACATCGGCCAGGACGGCCGCGACCGGGTCGAGCGCACCGATCGTCGCGAGGAGCGACGGGACGAGCGTCGTGAGGAGCCACGTGAAGTACGCGAACCGCGTGGGGAATCGCGGGAACGTCGCGACGATCCCGTTCGTGGAGCTACTGCCCTCCGCGAAGCGGGGGCCCTTCGTGACGAAGGCCGCCTCGAAGAACACCGCGCAACAGTGTCCGCCATGCCCGAACGCCGTCCCGAGAGCAGCACACCGGTGACCGTACACAAAGTCGTCAGCGAACGTGAGCCCTACCGCATCACGACGCTGCACCCGCGTACCTACAACGAAGCCCGCACGATCGGCGAGCACTTTCGCGAGAGCACGCCCGTGATCATGAACCTGACCGAAATGGAGGACACCGACGCCAAGCGCCTGGTGGACTTCGCCGCGGGGCTCGTGTTCGGCCTGCACGGCAGCATCGAGCGGGTCACCCAAAAAGTCTTCCTCCTATCGCCTGCTAACGTCGATGTGACAGCCGAGGACAAGGCCCGCATCGCCGAGGGCGGGTTCTTCAATCAGAGCTGA